One genomic window of Quercus lobata isolate SW786 chromosome 9, ValleyOak3.0 Primary Assembly, whole genome shotgun sequence includes the following:
- the LOC115958939 gene encoding trimethyltridecatetraene synthase-like, giving the protein MEFSSWLVVLAMALLTALLLLFTKKSDFQYHKRKSPPGPTPWPIIRNLDLIGPLPHQSLHKLSKKYGPIMQLKFGSFPVVVASSAEVAKQFLKTHDHVFASRPQIAAGKHTTYNYLNITWAPYGPYWRQGRKIYLSELFSSKRLDSYEYIRVEERRVFMSCLCSMSGKPIMLKDHLSRLILSIISRIILGKKYFSESKDETSIVTLEEFQEVLDELFLLNGVLNIGDWIPWVDFLDLQGYVKRMKALKKKLDRFHDHVFDERKARREGEKDFVPKDMVDLVLQMADDPNLDVKLTYESVKGFIQDLIAGGTDTSATTVEWAMSELLKQPHLIKKATEELDKVIGRDRWVEEKDIPQLPYINAIMKETMRKHPVAVLLAPHLALEDCNIAGYEIRKGARIFINTWSIGRNPSIWDAPEEFCPERFLGKDIDVKGQNFELLPFGSGRRMCPGYSLGLKMISSSLANFLQGFNWKLPDNMKVEDLGMDEVYGLATPRKFPLIAVVEPRVPLNL; this is encoded by the exons ATGGAGTTTTCTTCTTGGTTGGTTGTTTTAGCCATGGCATTGCTAACCGCTCTACTCTTATTATTCACTAAAAAATCCGATTTTCAATATCACAAGCGAAAATCTCCACCAGGTCCTACACCTTGGCCTATCATAAGAAATCTAGACCTTATTGGTCCACTTCCTCACCAATCCCTTCACAAATTGTCTAAAAAATATGGACCTATTATGCAACTCAAGTTTGGGTCCTTTCCTGTTGTGGTTGCCTCATCAGCAGAAGTGGCAAAACAATTCCTAAAGACACATGACCATGTCTTTGCCTCTAGACCCCAAATTGCTGCTGGCAAGCATACTACTTATAACTATCTCAATATCACATGGGCACCTTATGGACCATATTGGCGTCAAGGGCGTAAGATATATCTCTCCGAGCTCTTTAGCTCAAAACGACTCGACTCCTATGAGTATATTCGTGTTGAAGAAAGACGTGTTTTTATGTCATGCCTTTGCAGTATGTCAGGGAAGCCAATTATGCTAAAAGACCATCTTTCGCGTCTTATTCTAAGTATTATAAGCAGAATTATATTAGGCAAGAAGTATTTTAGTGAGTCCAAAGATGAGACTTCAATAGTTACACTAGAAGAGTTCCAAGAAGTATTAGATGAGTTGTTCTTGCTGAATGGGGTGTTAAATATAGGAGATTGGATACCATGGGTCGATTTCTTGGACTTGCAAGGGTACGTTAAGCGAATGAAGGCTTTAAAGAAAAAGCTCGATCGATTCCATGACCATGTGTTTGATGAACGCAAGGCAAGGAGGGAAGGAGAGAAGGATTTTGTGCCCAAGGACATGGTGGATTTAGTATTGCAGATGGCTGATGATCCTAATCTTGATGTTAAGCTCACCTATGAGAGCGTAAAAGGGTTTATTCAG GACCTAATAGCTGGAGGCACAGATACCTCTGCAACAACTGTGGAATGGGCAATGTCTGAACTCTTAAAGCAACCACACCTCATCAAAAAGGCTACTGAAGAGCTTGATAAAGTAATTGGGAGAGACAGATGGGTGGAAGAGAAAGACATTCCACAACTTCCTTATATTAATGCAATTATGAAAGAGACAATGAGAAAGCACCCTGTGGCTGTATTGCTTGCACCACATTTAGCTCTTGAAGATTGCAATATAGCTGGTTATGAAATCCGCAAAGGTGCTAGAATTTTCATAAACACATGGAGTATAGGGAGAAATCCTTCAATATGGGATGCACCTGAAGAGTTTTGCCCAGAGAGATTCTTAGGTAAGGATATTGATGTGAAGGGACAAAATTTTGAGCTATTGCCATTTGGTTCTGGGAGGAGAATGTGCCCTGGCTACAGCCTTGGACTAAAGATGATTAGCTCTAGTTTGGCTAATTTTTTACAAGGATTTAACTGGAAATTACCAGACAATATGAAAGTTGAAGATTTAGGCATGGATGAAGTTTATGGATTGGCAACACCTCGGAAATTTCCACTGATAGCAGTAGTGGAGCCTCGAGTCCCACTTAATCTttag